In the genome of Arachis stenosperma cultivar V10309 chromosome 6, arast.V10309.gnm1.PFL2, whole genome shotgun sequence, the window ACATAAAAGTCTAAATAGTAGAGATTTCATCATACTAAgtataacataaaaaaagaacattagtttaaatctaaaaatattgCCGCAAATTTCTAAAACTCAAAATCTATTTTCTCCCTCAACCATTCAAGACGAAGCTCTTCCGGTAAGCCAAAAAATACTCTAAGAAGAGTAGGATGAGTAACAAGCCATTCAAGAGCTTCACAAAATGAGCGGCCCTGCAAACCTAATTTAATTAAAGCTTCCCTCATATCAGATGTCTTCCAAACTTCAGGATGCGAACTTATGAAAACATTTGCAATATCTTTCATTGCCATAGTCATGTCTTTCATATTTTGGGAATACTCGTCTATTATTGCCACATTTCTTTTTTTACCTTTAGCAGATGAGGTATTAGACACCAATCGAATAAATGATGGTAGAGCTTGTGAGGTTGGACTTACTGGCATACTTTCATAATCAAAGGGATTAAAATTTTCCAAATACACCTCATTGTTTGCTTACATTTCATCAATGTCATCAATATCAACGTGTGTATCTTCCTTTTCTCATCTTCTCACTTTTTGTTTACCGATTTCAACCCGCATTCCATTTGCTATATCTTTATCGTAAAAAAtagacaaatatatatataaagaaaatataCATACCAAGCATAAAGATTTTCGCACATTAGGTGTAGCTTCAAATATTTTGGTTGTATCATTCCATCCTACCCCACTCTTTTGATTAATTTCTTTTGCTAAAATCATTTGTTTCTTGAGAGTCTTCAAACGATTTAGAATTTACTCTTATTAATGCTCATAGAAAATTTCTCATTAATTTCCTCCACCACCTTTCTATAAGATTCTGTCGAAAAAGCTCTATCTTCCTTTTGACCCTTATTCTTTTGCTCCTTAAGAACTTCAAGCATTAAGCCATCCATTTTCATGGTCCATTTAAAGTAGGTATCACACTCATTTTTTCCTTCAACATCACTAACTTTTTTGGAATCCATATCACCACCTATTGTTATATCACAAGTAAAAAAAAGTAGAAGTACAATTATtacaataaatttaaattaaaataataaacaacAATTTATTAAACAAATACATCACATAGATTTGAAGTATTTAACTTATTCACTAATAACAAGAGTATATGATATATGTAAATCTAACTAATACATAAACTCATGTTTGATTCAAAGCAACCAGAATAAACAAATGTTCCCACGTACacaaaataataagaaattaatGTTATCTACGAATATAATCATTCTACATTTTTGTGGCTATAGTATTCCTCAAAATCTCTCCCCTTCGTCCATCTTCTCCTCTAGCAATATTTTCACGACTTGCTCTATCTTCAGGTACATTATTCATTAGATCTCTATCAACTTGTGCAATAATTTCTTCATCAGGATCAAAATTCATTAAGAAATTATGCAAAATACAACAAGCTATGATGATTTCACTGACTGTGTCTACATTATATCTAGACATCTCTGACAGGATTGAAAATCTATTCTTCAAGACACCAAAAGCTCTTTCAATTGCATTGTGCAATGATGAATGTCTTAAGTTAAACAACTCTTTTGGATTTTTAGGAGGATGTCGAGAATATTTTCTTAAATGATATCGAGTACTTCGATATGGAGTGATGAACCCCGACCTCAACATATAACCAGTATCAGGCAGGTAAAATTTACCTAAAACAAATTgtaaaatacatatataaatattataagcTTTTTAAAAACAtacaataacaaaaaatttatatttgaaAAAATGACAAAATACCTTGAGGAACATTTAG includes:
- the LOC130934490 gene encoding uncharacterized protein LOC130934490 translates to MNVLAACTFDLKFTYVLPGWEGSASDSRILENAIHNEDNLNVPQGKFYLPDTGYMLRSGFITPYRSTRYHLRKYSRHPPKNPKELFNLRHSSLHNAIERAFGVLKNRFSILSEMSRYNVDTVSEIIIACCILHNFLMNFDPDEEIIAQVDRDLMNNVPEDRASRENIARGEDGRRGEILRNTIATKM